The following proteins are encoded in a genomic region of Streptomyces gobiensis:
- a CDS encoding DEAD/DEAH box helicase, translating into MTEDMSPAERYAAARQRAAEQATALAPFREMYDFELDDYQIEACQALETGKGVLVAAPTGSGKTIVGEFAVHLALAEGRKCFYTTPIKALSNQKYSDLVRRYGPDKVGLLTGDNSVNSEAPVIVMTTEVLRNMLYAGSQTLLGLAYVVMDEVHYLSDRFRGAVWEEVIIHLPESVTLVSLSATVSNAEEFGDWLDTVRGDTEVIVSEHRPVPLWQHVLAGRRMYDLFEEKAAKREVNPDLVRMARMENGRTTGPPGRRRGGPLREADRERERRQRSRIWTPSRPEVIERLDAEGLLPAITFIFSRAGCEAAVQQCLYAGLRLNDAAARAKVRQIAEERTASIPDEDLHVLGYFEWLEGLERGIAAHHAGMLPTFKEVVEELFVQGLVKAVFATETLALGINMPARSVVLEKLVKWNGEQHADITPGEYTQLTGRAGRRGIDIEGHAVVLWQRGMDPGALAGLAGTRTYPLRSSFKPSYNMAVNLVEQFGRHRSRELLETSFAQFQADRSVVGISRQVQKNEEGLEGYRTSMTCHLGDFEEYSRLRRDLKDRETELAKQGAVQRRAQAATALEKLKPGDIIHVPTGKFAGLALVLDPGLPAGRSPGHRGFDHHDGPRPLVLTAQRQVKRLAGIDFPVPVEPLDRMRIPKSFNPRSPQSRRDLASTLRTKAGHFEPQRHKKQRAAAADDSEIARLRAALRAHPCHGCDEREDHARWAERYHRLRRDTRQLERRIEGRTNTIARTFDRVYALLSDLDYLQGDQVTEDGKRLARLYGELDLLASECLREGVWEGLPPAELAACASALVYEARTADDALPPRLPGGRAKGALGEMVRIWGRLDALEEEHRINQTEGVGQREPDLGFAWAAYRWAEGHGLDAVLRDVEMPAGDFVRWCKQVIDVLGQIAAAAPEGSTVVRNARRAVDGMLRGVVAYSSVG; encoded by the coding sequence ATGACCGAGGACATGTCCCCTGCTGAGCGCTACGCCGCCGCTCGGCAACGCGCTGCCGAGCAGGCCACCGCGCTCGCCCCTTTCCGTGAGATGTACGACTTCGAGCTGGACGACTACCAGATCGAGGCATGCCAGGCCCTGGAAACCGGGAAAGGCGTGCTGGTGGCCGCCCCCACCGGCTCTGGCAAGACGATCGTCGGCGAGTTCGCCGTCCACCTGGCTCTCGCCGAGGGCCGTAAGTGCTTCTACACCACCCCCATCAAGGCCCTGTCCAACCAGAAGTACAGCGACCTGGTCAGGCGGTACGGACCCGACAAGGTCGGCCTTCTGACCGGTGACAACAGCGTCAATTCCGAGGCGCCGGTGATCGTGATGACCACCGAGGTCCTGCGGAACATGCTCTACGCCGGTTCGCAGACCCTGCTCGGCCTGGCCTATGTGGTGATGGACGAGGTGCACTACCTCTCCGACCGCTTCCGTGGCGCCGTCTGGGAGGAAGTCATCATCCACCTCCCGGAGTCGGTGACCCTGGTCTCGCTGTCTGCGACGGTCTCCAACGCCGAGGAGTTCGGTGACTGGCTGGACACCGTGCGTGGCGACACCGAGGTGATCGTCTCGGAGCACCGTCCGGTGCCGCTGTGGCAGCATGTGCTGGCCGGGCGGCGGATGTACGACCTCTTCGAGGAGAAGGCCGCCAAGCGCGAGGTCAACCCCGACCTGGTGCGGATGGCCCGGATGGAGAACGGCCGCACCACCGGACCGCCAGGCCGCCGCCGCGGTGGGCCCTTGCGGGAGGCCGACCGGGAGCGTGAGCGCCGCCAGCGCAGCCGGATCTGGACACCCAGCCGCCCCGAGGTCATCGAACGGCTCGACGCCGAGGGTCTGCTGCCCGCGATCACCTTTATCTTCAGCCGCGCGGGATGCGAAGCCGCGGTACAGCAGTGTCTGTACGCCGGGCTGCGGCTCAACGACGCGGCGGCCCGCGCCAAGGTCCGGCAGATCGCCGAGGAGCGCACCGCCTCCATCCCCGATGAGGACCTTCATGTGCTGGGGTACTTCGAGTGGCTGGAGGGCCTGGAGCGCGGTATCGCCGCGCACCACGCCGGCATGCTGCCGACCTTCAAGGAGGTCGTCGAGGAGCTCTTTGTCCAGGGCTTGGTCAAGGCCGTGTTCGCCACCGAGACCCTGGCACTGGGCATCAATATGCCCGCCCGGTCGGTGGTGCTGGAGAAGCTGGTCAAGTGGAACGGTGAGCAGCACGCCGACATCACACCTGGTGAGTACACCCAGCTGACGGGCCGGGCCGGGCGGCGCGGTATCGATATCGAGGGACACGCGGTGGTGCTGTGGCAGCGCGGCATGGACCCGGGCGCGCTCGCGGGGCTGGCGGGGACACGCACGTATCCGCTGCGTTCCTCCTTCAAGCCGTCGTACAACATGGCGGTCAATCTGGTCGAGCAGTTCGGCCGCCATCGCTCCCGTGAGCTGCTGGAGACGTCCTTCGCCCAGTTCCAGGCCGACCGCTCGGTCGTGGGAATCTCCCGTCAGGTGCAGAAGAACGAGGAGGGGCTGGAGGGCTACCGGACCTCCATGACCTGTCATCTGGGCGACTTCGAGGAGTACTCGCGGCTGCGCCGGGACCTCAAGGACCGGGAGACCGAGCTGGCCAAGCAGGGCGCGGTGCAGCGCCGGGCGCAGGCCGCCACCGCGCTGGAGAAGCTCAAGCCCGGCGACATCATCCATGTGCCCACCGGCAAGTTCGCCGGACTCGCGCTGGTGCTCGACCCGGGGCTGCCCGCCGGGCGCAGCCCCGGCCACCGGGGCTTTGACCACCACGACGGGCCCCGCCCACTGGTGCTCACCGCACAGCGGCAGGTCAAGCGGCTGGCGGGCATTGACTTCCCCGTTCCGGTCGAGCCGTTGGACCGGATGCGGATCCCCAAGTCGTTCAATCCGCGCAGCCCGCAGTCCCGCCGCGATCTGGCCTCCACACTGCGCACCAAGGCGGGCCATTTCGAGCCGCAGCGGCATAAGAAGCAGCGCGCGGCGGCCGCCGATGACAGCGAGATCGCCCGGCTGCGCGCCGCTCTCCGGGCCCATCCCTGCCATGGCTGTGACGAGCGGGAGGACCACGCTCGCTGGGCCGAGCGATACCACCGGCTCCGGCGCGATACCCGGCAGCTGGAGCGGCGCATTGAGGGACGTACGAACACGATCGCCCGTACCTTCGACCGGGTCTACGCGCTCCTGTCCGACCTCGACTATCTCCAGGGCGACCAGGTCACCGAGGACGGCAAGCGGCTCGCCCGGCTCTACGGTGAGCTGGATCTGCTGGCTTCCGAGTGTCTGCGCGAGGGCGTGTGGGAGGGGCTGCCGCCCGCCGAACTGGCCGCCTGCGCCTCCGCGTTGGTGTATGAGGCGCGGACGGCTGACGACGCGCTGCCGCCAAGGCTGCCCGGCGGCCGGGCCAAGGGGGCGCTGGGCGAGATGGTCCGTATCTGGGGCCGTCTTGACGCGCTGGAGGAGGAGCACCGCATCAACCAGACGGAAGGCGTCGGCCAGCGGGAGCCCGATCTCGGATTCGCCTGGGCCGCCTACCGCTGGGCCGAGGGCCATGGCCTGGACGCGGTGCTGCGCGATGTGGAGATGCCCGCCGGTGATTTCGTCCGCTGGTGCAAGCAGGTCATCGATGTGCTGGGGCAGATCGCGGCCGCCGCCCCCGAGGGCAGCACCGTTGTGCGCAATGCCCGCCGGGCGGTCGACGGCATGCTGCGCGGCGTTGTCGCCTACTCCTCGGTGGGCTGA
- the tatC gene encoding twin-arginine translocase subunit TatC, translating to MLKSARKKPRDPEGRMPLVEHLRELRNRLVKALLAIVPIMIVALFFAKDIAAFITAPVPVCPSEAKAAEFFAETGKRCAILKQDGLTSPFTTFVKISLMAALVASAPVWLYQLWAFLAPGLHRHEKKYALSAVALGTPLFLTGAYLAYWVLPLAIPVLLSFSIDGSTNFISVDDMVGISVKMVLAFGLAFQLPLVLMLLNAGGVLSGKRMLGWWRGMVLSIAIFSAMVTPTDPLSMIVLAVPITVLYFGATGFSLLNDRRRLNKDPDAGLSDDEASDIDLTPEPVSTSRMLPEQADGSPDDDGRTRRNGYDDAT from the coding sequence TTGCTCAAGTCCGCCCGCAAGAAGCCCAGGGACCCCGAGGGGCGGATGCCCCTGGTGGAACATCTGCGCGAGCTGCGCAACCGGCTGGTCAAGGCGCTGCTGGCCATTGTGCCGATCATGATCGTGGCGCTGTTTTTCGCCAAGGACATCGCCGCGTTCATCACCGCCCCGGTACCGGTGTGTCCCAGTGAAGCCAAGGCCGCGGAATTCTTCGCGGAGACGGGTAAGCGCTGCGCCATCCTCAAGCAGGACGGGCTCACCTCCCCGTTCACCACCTTTGTCAAGATTTCACTGATGGCCGCCCTCGTGGCCTCCGCGCCGGTGTGGCTGTACCAGCTCTGGGCCTTCCTCGCCCCCGGCCTGCACCGGCATGAGAAGAAGTACGCGCTGTCCGCGGTGGCGCTTGGCACGCCACTGTTCCTGACCGGCGCCTACCTCGCGTACTGGGTGCTGCCGCTCGCCATTCCCGTTCTGCTCAGCTTCAGCATCGACGGTTCGACCAACTTCATCTCGGTCGACGACATGGTGGGCATCTCCGTGAAAATGGTGCTGGCCTTCGGCCTTGCCTTCCAGCTGCCGCTGGTGCTGATGCTGCTCAACGCGGGAGGTGTGCTCTCCGGGAAGCGGATGCTGGGCTGGTGGCGTGGCATGGTGCTGTCCATCGCCATCTTTTCAGCGATGGTCACGCCCACCGACCCCCTGTCGATGATCGTCCTCGCGGTGCCCATCACCGTGCTCTACTTCGGTGCGACCGGGTTCTCGCTGCTCAACGACCGCCGCCGCCTCAACAAGGACCCGGATGCCGGGCTGAGCGACGACGAGGCCTCCGATATCGACCTCACCCCCGAGCCGGTCTCGACGAGCCGGATGCTGCCGGAGCAGGCCGACGGCTCCCCGGACGATGACGGCCGGACCAGGCGGAACGGTTACGACGACGCCACCTGA
- the tatA gene encoding Sec-independent protein translocase subunit TatA, whose protein sequence is MPGNVGIWQIVIILGIIVLLFGAKRLPDTARALGKSLRILKSETAAMKSDKSSSDTATTDSSATEETSAPRTIQAAPGDVTSSRPVEEPKHTSQG, encoded by the coding sequence ATGCCCGGTAATGTCGGCATCTGGCAGATCGTCATCATCCTTGGGATCATTGTGCTGCTCTTCGGTGCCAAGAGGCTTCCCGATACCGCCCGGGCGCTGGGCAAGTCCCTGCGTATTCTCAAGAGCGAAACCGCGGCGATGAAGAGCGACAAGTCCTCCTCGGACACCGCCACGACGGATTCCTCCGCCACGGAGGAGACCTCGGCGCCCAGGACCATCCAGGCCGCCCCCGGCGATGTCACCAGCTCGCGCCCTGTCGAGGAGCCGAAGCACACCAGCCAGGGCTGA
- a CDS encoding helix-turn-helix transcriptional regulator — protein MATNAIDQTRRLLSLVTYLRERPGARVDEVARAFGITPDELISDLHVLPMCGTSFRGGDLLDIDTDGEHIWWHNADAVGSTGEPLRLAADEATALLVAARAVATLPGLRESDREALLRATAKLEAAAGESAGASSRLSVTFESEGGVFADVDRAIAERRRLWLRYYSPARDELTERTVDPIRLFVLGHTYMEAWCRLSEARRTFRLDRVAEIRLLDEPADPPPIRPRDLSEGLVQPAAEDPEVVVEVGPGGRWVAEYYPHDSAEELSDGGLRITLRTPDPASLRRLALRLGRDGRIIAPQELADSAREAARAALAAYGD, from the coding sequence ATGGCAACCAACGCCATTGACCAGACCCGTCGACTGCTTTCCCTGGTGACCTACCTGCGGGAGCGCCCCGGCGCCCGGGTCGACGAGGTCGCCCGGGCCTTCGGGATCACCCCCGATGAGCTGATCTCCGATCTCCATGTGCTGCCCATGTGCGGCACGAGCTTCCGTGGCGGTGATCTGCTCGATATCGACACCGATGGTGAGCACATCTGGTGGCACAACGCCGATGCCGTCGGCTCCACCGGGGAGCCGCTGCGGCTGGCCGCCGATGAGGCGACCGCGCTGCTGGTGGCCGCCCGCGCGGTGGCCACCCTGCCCGGGCTGCGGGAGAGCGACCGGGAGGCGCTGCTGCGGGCCACCGCCAAGCTGGAGGCCGCGGCGGGGGAGAGCGCCGGGGCCAGCTCCCGGCTGTCGGTCACCTTTGAGTCCGAGGGCGGGGTCTTCGCCGATGTCGACCGCGCCATCGCCGAACGCCGCAGACTGTGGCTGCGCTACTACTCTCCGGCCCGCGATGAGCTGACCGAGCGGACGGTCGACCCGATCCGGCTGTTCGTCCTCGGACACACGTATATGGAGGCGTGGTGCCGGCTCTCCGAGGCACGGCGGACCTTCCGGCTGGACCGGGTCGCCGAAATCCGGCTGCTGGACGAGCCCGCCGATCCGCCGCCGATCAGGCCGCGGGATCTGAGCGAGGGGCTGGTACAGCCCGCCGCCGAGGACCCCGAGGTGGTCGTTGAGGTCGGTCCCGGAGGCCGCTGGGTGGCCGAGTACTACCCGCACGACAGCGCTGAGGAGCTCTCCGACGGAGGCCTGCGGATCACGCTGCGCACCCCCGACCCGGCCTCGCTGCGCCGTCTTGCCCTGCGGCTGGGCCGGGACGGGCGGATCATCGCGCCCCAGGAGCTGGCGGACAGCGCCCGGGAGGCCGCCCGGGCGGCCCTGGCGGCGTACGGGGACTGA
- a CDS encoding helix-turn-helix transcriptional regulator, translating into MAIAKAERLMNLALCLLGTRRPLSKRELRSSIEAYIEAGNDDSFNRMFERDKDDLRELGLVIDTVENLEGEPAYHARRDLNRLPPITLDAAEAAALGLAAKVWQQARLAGAASGALQKLRAAGMPLGEAPYEPYGALEPRIPTREAAFEPLMLACRDRRPVVFAYRKSNAVRPENRQVEPWALECWRGHWYLAGWDRDRRAERVFRLSRITGPVRSRAAAFTAPVPDQVRVRETVERWAGETATASARIRLRQNSGYPLRARATEMRDIGDGWDELEIPYGHGLDAWLAELGPEVMVLEPAELRADVVDRLRAVAKG; encoded by the coding sequence ATGGCGATTGCCAAGGCTGAGCGGCTGATGAATCTGGCGCTGTGCCTGCTGGGGACCCGGCGCCCACTGAGCAAGCGGGAGCTGCGTTCCTCGATCGAGGCTTATATCGAGGCCGGAAACGATGACTCCTTCAACCGGATGTTCGAGCGTGACAAGGATGACCTGCGGGAGCTCGGGCTGGTCATCGACACGGTGGAGAACCTTGAGGGGGAGCCCGCCTATCACGCGCGCCGTGATCTGAACCGGCTGCCACCCATCACCCTGGACGCCGCGGAGGCCGCGGCCCTGGGGCTGGCCGCCAAGGTGTGGCAGCAGGCCCGGCTCGCGGGGGCGGCCAGCGGCGCCCTGCAGAAGCTGCGGGCCGCCGGGATGCCGCTGGGGGAGGCCCCGTATGAGCCGTACGGTGCCCTGGAGCCACGGATTCCGACCCGGGAGGCGGCCTTTGAGCCGCTGATGCTGGCCTGCCGTGACCGGCGCCCGGTCGTCTTCGCCTACCGCAAGTCGAACGCCGTACGGCCGGAGAACCGGCAGGTGGAGCCGTGGGCCCTGGAGTGCTGGCGCGGGCACTGGTATCTGGCGGGCTGGGACCGGGACCGGCGGGCCGAGCGGGTTTTCCGGCTCTCCCGGATCACCGGTCCGGTGCGCTCCCGCGCGGCCGCCTTCACCGCCCCGGTGCCGGATCAGGTACGGGTGCGGGAGACCGTGGAGCGCTGGGCCGGTGAGACCGCGACCGCCAGCGCCCGGATCCGGCTGCGGCAGAACTCCGGCTATCCGCTGCGCGCCCGGGCCACCGAGATGCGCGATATCGGCGACGGCTGGGACGAGCTGGAGATCCCGTACGGGCATGGGCTGGACGCCTGGCTGGCCGAGCTCGGCCCTGAGGTGATGGTGCTGGAGCCCGCCGAGCTGCGGGCGGATGTCGTGGACCGGCTGCGCGCCGTGGCCAAGGGCTGA
- a CDS encoding FKBP-type peptidyl-prolyl cis-trans isomerase — protein MSIDKPEVDFPEGEPPADLEIKDIWEGDGPVAKAGDMVSVHYVGVSFSTGEEFDASWNRGKPLQFQLGAGQVIAGWDKGVQGMRVGGRRRLTIPAHLAYGEHGAGGGRIKPNETLIFVCDLVAV, from the coding sequence GTGAGCATCGACAAGCCCGAGGTCGACTTCCCTGAGGGTGAGCCGCCGGCTGACCTGGAGATCAAGGACATCTGGGAGGGCGACGGGCCGGTCGCCAAGGCTGGGGACATGGTCTCCGTGCACTATGTGGGTGTCTCCTTCAGCACGGGCGAGGAGTTTGACGCCTCCTGGAACCGTGGCAAGCCCCTGCAGTTCCAGCTGGGCGCCGGTCAGGTCATCGCTGGATGGGACAAGGGTGTGCAGGGCATGAGGGTCGGCGGCCGTCGTCGGCTGACCATCCCGGCGCACCTCGCCTACGGCGAGCACGGTGCGGGCGGTGGCCGTATCAAGCCGAATGAGACGCTGATCTTCGTCTGCGACCTGGTCGCCGTCTGA
- a CDS encoding FKBP-type peptidyl-prolyl cis-trans isomerase has translation MTSTKTVRRAAAALVVPLLLASAAACGSGDDETTPGGVPAVSGDSGKKPEVADGKGDPPKELKSKVLNKGDGAKVAKFDLLRVNYLGQTWKGEEFDNSFDKKQPFDFQINTDGVIKGWDEGLLGKTVGSRVELVIPPEKAYGDNPPQGSAIKPGDTLVFVIEIEEAKSGIPEGEKVPQEDAALPKVGTNTDGKAPKITVPKDTEVPGEVVSETVIQGTGKKVGAKDTIEAHFTAVTWKDGKLVGDTRQATQQGPAGPRPMPVEQVPGWAEGLKGQQVGSRVLLVVPEKEFPKEDRKQLGGGLVFAVDILDIQ, from the coding sequence ATGACCTCTACGAAGACAGTGCGCCGCGCGGCAGCGGCGCTCGTCGTGCCCCTGCTGCTTGCCTCTGCCGCGGCGTGCGGCAGCGGGGACGATGAGACGACGCCCGGCGGGGTTCCCGCCGTGTCCGGGGACTCCGGGAAGAAGCCCGAGGTCGCGGACGGCAAGGGTGATCCGCCCAAGGAACTCAAGTCCAAGGTGCTCAATAAGGGCGATGGCGCGAAGGTCGCGAAGTTCGACTTGCTGCGGGTCAACTATCTGGGCCAGACCTGGAAGGGCGAGGAGTTCGACAACAGCTTCGACAAGAAGCAGCCCTTTGATTTCCAGATCAACACTGACGGGGTCATCAAGGGCTGGGACGAGGGCCTGCTCGGCAAGACCGTCGGCAGCCGGGTTGAGCTGGTGATTCCGCCGGAGAAGGCCTATGGGGACAACCCTCCGCAGGGCAGCGCCATCAAGCCTGGTGACACGCTGGTCTTCGTCATCGAGATCGAGGAAGCCAAGTCCGGCATCCCGGAGGGCGAGAAGGTCCCGCAGGAGGACGCCGCGTTGCCCAAGGTCGGCACCAATACGGACGGTAAGGCGCCGAAGATCACTGTGCCGAAGGACACGGAGGTGCCCGGCGAGGTGGTGAGCGAGACCGTGATCCAGGGCACTGGCAAGAAGGTCGGCGCCAAGGACACGATTGAGGCCCACTTCACCGCCGTCACCTGGAAGGACGGAAAGCTGGTGGGCGACACCCGGCAGGCCACGCAGCAGGGCCCCGCCGGCCCGAGGCCGATGCCGGTGGAGCAGGTGCCTGGCTGGGCGGAGGGCCTGAAGGGGCAGCAGGTCGGCAGCCGGGTGTTGCTGGTGGTGCCGGAGAAGGAGTTCCCCAAGGAGGACCGCAAACAGCTCGGCGGAGGACTGGTCTTCGCCGTGGACATCCTTGACATTCAGTGA
- the pafA gene encoding Pup--protein ligase codes for MDRRIFGLENEYGVTCTFRGQRRLSPDEVARYLFRRVVSWGRSSNVFLRNGARLYLDVGSHPEYATPECDNVTELVTHDKSGERILEGLLVDAERRLHEEGIAGDVYLFKNNTDSAGNSYGCHENYLVARHGEFSRLADVLIPFLVTRQLICGAGKVLQTPRGAVYCVSQRAEHIWEGVSSATTRSRPIINTRDEPHADAERYRRLHVIVGDSNMSETTMLLKVGATDLVLRMIEAGTVMRDLTLENPIRAIREVSHDITGQRKVRLASGREASALEVQQEYYEKAVDFCERRGIRTGMVDRVLELWGRALEAVRTQELDKINTEIDWVMKYQLLERYRAKHNITMSHPRVAQIDLAYHDIHRRRGLYYLLERNGQAERICNDLKIFEGKSVPPQTTRARLRGDFIRRAQEQRRDFTVDWVHLKLNDQAQRTVLCKDPFRSVDERVEKLIAGM; via the coding sequence ATGGACCGCCGAATCTTCGGGCTTGAGAACGAGTACGGCGTCACATGTACGTTCCGGGGGCAGCGTCGGCTGTCCCCTGACGAGGTGGCGCGGTACCTCTTCCGCCGTGTCGTGTCATGGGGCCGCAGCAGCAATGTCTTTCTGCGCAATGGCGCCCGTCTGTACCTCGATGTGGGCTCGCACCCGGAGTACGCCACTCCGGAGTGTGACAACGTGACCGAGCTGGTCACCCACGACAAGTCGGGCGAGCGCATCCTTGAGGGCCTTCTGGTCGACGCTGAGCGCCGCCTGCATGAGGAGGGCATCGCGGGCGACGTCTATCTGTTCAAGAACAACACCGACTCGGCGGGTAACTCCTATGGCTGCCATGAGAACTATCTGGTGGCGCGGCATGGGGAGTTCTCCCGGCTCGCGGATGTGCTCATTCCGTTCCTGGTCACCCGTCAGCTCATCTGTGGTGCGGGCAAGGTGCTGCAGACTCCACGCGGTGCGGTCTACTGCGTCAGTCAGCGCGCTGAGCACATCTGGGAGGGCGTCAGCTCGGCGACGACCCGTTCCCGGCCCATCATCAATACCCGGGATGAGCCGCACGCTGACGCCGAGCGTTACCGGCGGCTGCATGTCATCGTCGGTGACTCCAATATGTCCGAGACGACGATGCTGCTGAAGGTCGGCGCCACGGATCTGGTGCTGCGCATGATCGAGGCGGGCACGGTGATGCGGGATCTCACCCTGGAGAACCCGATCCGGGCCATCCGTGAGGTCAGTCACGACATCACCGGCCAGCGGAAGGTGCGGCTGGCCAGCGGCCGGGAGGCTTCCGCGCTGGAGGTCCAGCAGGAGTACTACGAGAAGGCTGTGGACTTCTGCGAGCGCCGTGGTATCCGTACGGGCATGGTGGATCGTGTCCTGGAGCTGTGGGGGCGTGCTCTGGAGGCGGTCCGTACCCAGGAGCTGGACAAGATCAACACTGAGATCGACTGGGTCATGAAGTACCAGCTCCTGGAGCGGTACCGGGCGAAGCACAACATCACCATGTCGCATCCGCGGGTCGCTCAGATAGATCTCGCGTATCACGACATCCACCGTCGGCGGGGTCTGTACTACCTGCTGGAGCGCAATGGCCAGGCCGAGCGGATCTGCAATGACCTCAAGATCTTCGAGGGTAAGTCCGTGCCTCCGCAGACCACCCGGGCACGGCTGCGGGGTGACTTCATCCGCCGGGCCCAGGAGCAGCGGCGTGACTTCACTGTCGACTGGGTGCATCTGAAGCTCAATGACCAGGCGCAGCGCACGGTGCTGTGCAAGGACCCGTTCCGGTCGGTGGATGAGCGGGTGGAGAAGCTGATCGCGGGGATGTGA
- a CDS encoding MFS transporter — protein MATGYAELLRAKHAMRLLTGTLIGRLPNATAHIAIVLFTRAEGGSYTLAGVLATVYGLATAVGQPLLGRAVDLCGQPRVMLPAALVSALGMVAFAVVGISPLPAACAAVLIAGLFTPPLEGGLRALWPSVLKREDRVHTAYALDSVAQEVMFTVGPLLVTLAVAVWSEAGALLVINAVGVLGALSVVVSPPSRAWRSAPRAAHWLGALRSGGLLALLGSFLFVGIALGSITVAAVAYADDNGGDIVYALLMSGIGFGALVGGLVYGARQWAGAPEPRLRWLIGLLAVGYLPLALVPGAVAMTVLACVAGLFLAPALSCAFVVVDRHAPQGTVTEAFSWLVTTFGVGAALGTAVVGPAIELGGAAVGFVVPGAAGVAALLVLLATRRVLAAPERVSGPVVRVENDRNVALEPGFRTEHQA, from the coding sequence ATGGCGACGGGCTATGCCGAGCTGCTGCGCGCCAAGCACGCCATGCGGCTGCTGACGGGCACCCTCATCGGGCGGCTGCCCAACGCCACGGCGCATATCGCCATTGTGCTGTTCACCCGGGCGGAGGGCGGCAGCTACACCCTGGCGGGGGTGCTGGCGACGGTCTACGGCCTGGCTACCGCCGTGGGGCAGCCGCTGCTCGGCCGTGCGGTGGACCTCTGCGGTCAGCCGCGCGTGATGCTGCCCGCCGCGCTGGTCTCCGCCCTGGGCATGGTGGCGTTCGCGGTGGTGGGGATATCCCCGCTGCCGGCCGCCTGTGCCGCCGTACTGATAGCCGGGCTCTTCACCCCGCCGCTGGAGGGCGGGCTGCGGGCGCTGTGGCCGAGTGTGCTGAAGCGTGAGGACCGGGTCCATACCGCTTACGCGCTGGACTCGGTGGCCCAGGAAGTGATGTTCACGGTGGGGCCGCTGCTGGTCACACTGGCCGTGGCGGTGTGGTCGGAGGCGGGGGCGCTGCTGGTGATCAACGCCGTCGGGGTGCTGGGTGCGCTGTCCGTGGTGGTTTCGCCGCCGTCGCGCGCCTGGCGGTCGGCGCCGCGTGCCGCGCACTGGCTGGGGGCCTTGCGCTCCGGCGGGCTGCTCGCGCTCCTGGGATCGTTTCTCTTTGTTGGTATCGCCCTGGGCTCGATCACGGTCGCCGCGGTCGCCTACGCCGATGACAACGGTGGTGACATCGTGTACGCCCTGCTGATGTCCGGTATCGGCTTTGGTGCGCTGGTGGGTGGCCTGGTCTATGGGGCGCGGCAGTGGGCGGGGGCGCCGGAGCCGCGGTTGCGGTGGCTGATCGGTCTGCTGGCGGTCGGCTATCTTCCGCTGGCGCTGGTGCCTGGCGCGGTCGCCATGACCGTACTGGCCTGTGTTGCCGGATTGTTCCTCGCGCCCGCGCTGAGCTGTGCTTTTGTGGTGGTGGACCGGCATGCTCCGCAGGGCACCGTCACGGAGGCGTTCTCCTGGCTGGTGACGACCTTCGGCGTCGGCGCGGCTCTGGGTACGGCCGTGGTGGGGCCTGCGATCGAACTGGGCGGGGCGGCGGTCGGCTTTGTGGTGCCGGGGGCGGCCGGGGTCGCCGCGTTGCTGGTCCTGCTGGCGACCCGCCGGGTCCTCGCGGCGCCTGAGCGGGTGTCCGGGCCGGTCGTGCGGGTGGAAAATGATCGAAACGTGGCCCTCGAACCCGGTTTCAGAACAGAGCATCAGGCGTAA